From a region of the Tenggerimyces flavus genome:
- a CDS encoding glycosyltransferase family 4 protein produces MKIGLVCPYSFDVPGGVQNHVRDLAEVLIEAGHDVSVLAPADDDTPIPPYVVSVGRAVPVPYNGSVARVVFGPLTVARSRRWIREGDFDVLHIHEPQNPSLSLITLWNAAGPIVGTFHTAMLRSRFMSAASSMMRPALEKISARIAVSEPARATLVQHLGGEPVVIPNGLFVDRLAEGRPRPEWQGEGGTLSFLGRLDEPRKGLAVLLKAFPAIWKSVPGIRLLVAGKGDIEEARELLPEECRYAVTFLGMVDDTAKADMLASSDLYVAPQTGGESFGIVLVEAMAAGAPVLASDLDAFRLVVDGGRLGSLFGVGDSDGLAKAAIELLADRDRRVDLRDAARFAVRRYDWANVSKEIVAVYEMVAEGLPRVGEDTSR; encoded by the coding sequence GTGCTCGCGCCGGCCGACGACGACACGCCGATCCCGCCGTACGTCGTGTCCGTCGGGCGCGCGGTGCCGGTCCCGTACAACGGCTCGGTCGCGCGCGTGGTCTTCGGTCCGCTCACGGTCGCGCGGTCGCGGCGCTGGATCCGCGAGGGCGACTTCGACGTCCTGCACATCCACGAGCCGCAGAACCCGTCGCTGTCGCTGATCACGCTGTGGAACGCCGCAGGCCCGATCGTCGGAACGTTCCACACGGCGATGCTGCGGTCTCGGTTCATGAGCGCGGCGTCGTCGATGATGCGGCCCGCGCTGGAGAAGATCAGCGCACGCATCGCGGTGAGCGAGCCCGCCCGCGCGACGCTCGTGCAGCACCTCGGCGGCGAGCCGGTGGTGATCCCGAACGGGCTGTTCGTCGACCGCCTCGCCGAGGGCCGGCCGCGGCCGGAGTGGCAGGGCGAGGGCGGCACGCTGTCGTTCCTCGGCCGGCTGGACGAGCCGCGCAAGGGCCTCGCCGTTCTGCTCAAGGCGTTCCCGGCGATCTGGAAGTCCGTGCCCGGCATCCGGCTGCTCGTCGCCGGCAAGGGCGACATCGAGGAGGCGCGCGAGCTGCTGCCGGAGGAGTGCCGGTACGCGGTCACGTTCCTCGGGATGGTCGACGACACGGCGAAGGCCGACATGCTGGCGAGCTCGGACCTCTACGTCGCGCCGCAGACCGGTGGCGAGTCGTTCGGCATCGTGCTGGTCGAGGCGATGGCGGCCGGCGCGCCAGTGCTCGCGAGCGACCTCGACGCGTTCCGGCTCGTCGTGGACGGTGGCCGGCTGGGCTCGCTGTTCGGGGTGGGCGACTCCGACGGGCTCGCGAAGGCGGCGATCGAGCTGCTCGCCGACCGCGACCGGCGGGTCGACCTGCGCGACGCGGCGCGGTTCGCCGTCCGCCGGTACGACTGGGCGAACGTCTCCAAGGAGATCGTCGCGGTGTACGAGATGGTCGCCGAAGGGCTGCCGCGGGTCGGGGAGGACACGTCGCGATGA
- a CDS encoding DUF2891 family protein, whose translation MGAPPSTRGSRPKRTRAEATPEGERGERPAPVFYGSYDWHSCVEMHWVLMRLLRAVPNTIPEGEVWG comes from the coding sequence GTGGGCGCGCCGCCGAGTACGCGTGGATCGCGCCCCAAAAGGACTCGCGCGGAAGCCACGCCAGAGGGAGAGCGCGGTGAACGTCCGGCACCGGTCTTCTACGGCAGTTACGACTGGCACTCGTGCGTGGAGATGCACTGGGTCCTGATGCGGCTGCTGCGGGCCGTTCCCAACACAATCCCCGAGGGCGAGGTCTGGGGCTGA